One region of Camelina sativa cultivar DH55 chromosome 6, Cs, whole genome shotgun sequence genomic DNA includes:
- the LOC104793528 gene encoding MADS-box protein SOC1, with translation MVRGKTQMKRIENATSRQVTFSKRRNGLLKKAFELSVLCDAEVSLIIFSPKGKLYEFASSNMQDTIERYLRHTKDRVSSKPVSEENMQHLKYEAANMMKKIEQLEASKRKLLGEGIGSCSIEELQQIEQQLEKSVKCIRARKTQVFKEQIEQLKQKEKALAAENEKLSQKWGSHENEVWSNKNQESGRGDEESSPSSEVETQLFIGLPCSSRK, from the exons ATGGTGAGGGGAAAAACTCAGATGAAGCGAATAGAGAATGCAACAAGCAGACAAGTGACTTTCTCTAAACGAAGGAATGGTTTGTTGAAGAAAGCCTTTGAGCTCTCAGTGCTTTGTGATGCTGAAGTCTCTCTAATCATCTTCTCTCCCAAAGGAAAGCTTTATGAATTCGCCAGCTCCAA TATGCAAGATACCATAGAACGTTATCTGAGGCATACTAAGGATCGAGTCAGCAGCAAACCGGTTTCTGAAGAAAATATGCAG CATTTGAAATATGAAGCAGCAAACATGATGAAGAAAATTGAACAACTCGAAGCATCTAAAcg TAAACTCTTGGGAGAAGGCATAGGATCATGCTCAATCGAGGAGCTGCAACAGATTGAGCAACAGCTTGAGAAAAGTGTCAAATGTATTCGAGCAAGAAAG ACTCAAGTGTTTAAGGAACAAATTGAGCAGCTCAAGCAAAAG GAGAAAGCTCTAGCTGCAGAAAACGAGAAGCTCTCTCAAAAG TGGGGATCTCATGAGAATGAAGTTTGGTCGAATAAGAATCAAGAAAGTGGAAGAGGTGATGAAGAGAGCAGCCCAAGTTCTGAAGTAGAGACGCAATTGTTCATTGGGTTACCTTGCTCTTCAAGAAAGTGA
- the LOC104793529 gene encoding lysophospholipid acyltransferase LPEAT2 isoform X1: MADPDLSSPLIHHQPSVDQPEVVISIGVDDDDDDSSTDSGLNLPAAVGVVPRGFQFDHRNHPYGFLSESEPPVLGPTTVDPFRNNTPGVFGLYEAIKIVICLPIALVRLVLFGASLAVGYLATKLALAGWKDKENPMPLWRCRIMWITRICTRCILFSFGYQWIRRKGKPARREIAPIVVSNHVSYIEPIFYFYELSPTIVASESHDSLPFVGTIIRAMQVIYVNRFSQTSRKNAVHEIKRKASCDRFPRLLLFPEGTTTNGKVLISFQLGAFIPGYPIQPVVVRYPHVHFDQSWGNISLVMLMFRMFTQFHNFMEVEYLPVIYPSEKQKQNALRLSQKTSHAIAASLNVVQTSHSYADLMLLNKATELKLENPSNYMVEMAKVESLFHISSLEATRFLDTFVSMNPDSSGRVRLHDFLWGLRLKPCTLSKRIFEFIDVEKVGSITFKQFLFASGHVLSQPLFKQTCELVFSHCDRDGDGYITIQELGDALKNTIPNLNKGEIQGMYNLLDDDQDERISQNDLLTCLRRNPLLIAIFAPDFAPT, encoded by the exons ATGGCGGATCCTGATTTGTCTTCTCCCTTGATCCATCATCAACCATCCGTCGATCAACCAGAAGTTGTTATCTCAATCGGCgttgacgacgacgacgacgactccTCCACCGACTCAGGACTTAATCTCCCCGCCGCCGTTGGTGTTGTTCCACGTGGTTTTCAATTCGATCATCGTAATCACCCATACGGGTTTCTCAGCGAGTCAGAACCTCCTGTTCTTGGTCCGACCACTGTGGATCCATTCCGGAACAATACTCCTGGTGTTTTCGGATTGTACGAAGCGATTAAGATCGTGATTTGTCTCCCGATTGCTTTGGTTAGACTTGTTCTCTTTGGTGCTAGCTTAGCTGTTGGTTACTTGGCTACCAAACTTGCTCTTGCTGGTTGGAAAGATAAAGAGAACCCTATGCCTCTTTGGCGTTGTAGAATCATGTGGATTACTCGGATCTGTACCAGATGTATCCTCTTCTCTTTTGG TTATCAGTGGATAAGACGGAAAGGGAAACCTGCACGCAGGGAGATTGCTCCGATTGTTGTATCAAACCATGTTTCTTATATTGAACCAATCTTCTACTTCTATGAACTATCACCGACCATTGTTGCATCTGAGTCCCATGATTCACTTCCATTTGTTGGAACTATTATCAGGGCAATGCAG GTGATATATGTGAATAGATTCTCACAGACATCAAGGAAGAACGCCGTGCATGAAATAAAG AGAAAAGCTTCCTGCGATAGATTTCCTCGTCTGCTCTTATTCCCGGAAGGAACCACAACTAATGGGAAAGTTCTTATTTCCTTCCAACTTGGCGCTTTCATCCCTGGTTATCCTATTCAACCTGTAGTTGTCCGCTATCCCCATGTACATTTTGATCAATCCTG ggGAAATATTTCTTTGGTGATGCTCATGTTTAGAATGTTCACCCAGTTTCACAATTTCATGGAG GTGGAATACCTTCCAGTAATCTATCCCAGTGAAAAGCAAAAGCAGAATGCTTTGCGTCTCTCACAGAAG ACCAGTCATGCAATTGCAGCATCTTTGAATGTCGTCCAAACATCCCATTCTTATGCGGACTTGATGCTACTCAACAAAGCAACTGAGCTAAAGCTG GAGAACCCCTCAAATTACATGGTTGAAATGGCAAAAGTTGAGTCG CTATTCCATATAAGCAGCTTAGAGGCAACACGATTTTTGGATACATTTGTTTCCATGAATCCAGACTCGAG TGGACGTGTTAGGCTACATGACTTTCTTTGGGGTCTTAGACTGAAGCCGTGCACTCTTTCTAAAAGG ATATTTGAGTTCATCGATGTGGAAAAGGTCGGATCAATCACTTTCAAACAG TTCTTGTTTGCCTCGGGCCATGTATTGAGCCAGCCGCTGTTTAAGCAAACATGCGAACTAGTCTTTTCCCATTGCGATAGAGATGGAGATGGCTATATTACAATTCAAGAA CTTGGAGACGCTCTCAAAAACACAATTCCAAACTTGAACAAGGGCGAG ATTCAAGGAATGTACAATTTGCTAGACGACGACCAAGATGAAAGAATCAGCCAAAATGACTTGTTGACCTGCTTAAGAAGAAACCCTCTTCTCATAGCAATCTTTGCGCCTGACTTTGCTCCAACATAa
- the LOC104793529 gene encoding lysophospholipid acyltransferase LPEAT2 isoform X2 — translation MADPDLSSPLIHHQPSVDQPEVVISIGVDDDDDDSSTDSGLNLPAAVGVVPRGFQFDHRNHPYGFLSESEPPVLGPTTVDPFRNNTPGVFGLYEAIKIVICLPIALVRLVLFGASLAVGYLATKLALAGWKDKENPMPLWRCRIMWITRICTRCILFSFGYQWIRRKGKPARREIAPIVVSNHVSYIEPIFYFYELSPTIVASESHDSLPFVGTIIRAMQVIYVNRFSQTSRKNAVHEIKGCKYREKLPAIDFLVCSYSRKEPQLMGKFLFPSNLALSSLVILFNL, via the exons ATGGCGGATCCTGATTTGTCTTCTCCCTTGATCCATCATCAACCATCCGTCGATCAACCAGAAGTTGTTATCTCAATCGGCgttgacgacgacgacgacgactccTCCACCGACTCAGGACTTAATCTCCCCGCCGCCGTTGGTGTTGTTCCACGTGGTTTTCAATTCGATCATCGTAATCACCCATACGGGTTTCTCAGCGAGTCAGAACCTCCTGTTCTTGGTCCGACCACTGTGGATCCATTCCGGAACAATACTCCTGGTGTTTTCGGATTGTACGAAGCGATTAAGATCGTGATTTGTCTCCCGATTGCTTTGGTTAGACTTGTTCTCTTTGGTGCTAGCTTAGCTGTTGGTTACTTGGCTACCAAACTTGCTCTTGCTGGTTGGAAAGATAAAGAGAACCCTATGCCTCTTTGGCGTTGTAGAATCATGTGGATTACTCGGATCTGTACCAGATGTATCCTCTTCTCTTTTGG TTATCAGTGGATAAGACGGAAAGGGAAACCTGCACGCAGGGAGATTGCTCCGATTGTTGTATCAAACCATGTTTCTTATATTGAACCAATCTTCTACTTCTATGAACTATCACCGACCATTGTTGCATCTGAGTCCCATGATTCACTTCCATTTGTTGGAACTATTATCAGGGCAATGCAG GTGATATATGTGAATAGATTCTCACAGACATCAAGGAAGAACGCCGTGCATGAAATAA AAGGATGTAAATACAGAGAAAAGCTTCCTGCGATAGATTTCCTCGTCTGCTCTTATTCCCGGAAGGAACCACAACTAATGGGAAAGTTCTTATTTCCTTCCAACTTGGCGCTTTCATCCCTGGTTATCCTATTCAACCTGTAG